GAAAACTTCATCACCATAGACGAAAACGGCATCAATGTGGTCGGTGGCATCATCAAGGTCAATACTGGTGGCGTGGCGTTACAAGGCAGTGGCTTTGCGGGACAGGAAGCGGAATTGCCATTGGGAGAAGAACTGCCTGAGCCGAATGAGGTTACCCAATTTGAGCCAACCCCAGCCTTAAAACAAAAACTGCTAGAAGACCAACTGCAAGATCAAGCGGTAACCGAACTCTGTCAGAAACTGCGAGATAACACCTGTCCTCTTAGCGATTGTCCTTGTGGGAACTTCTCAGCATGATCATGTCGGAAACCTTTAGTTTAACGTCTGATGCCTTTGAAGAGGCTGACGTAGAACATTACTTAATCGCCAATAGTGTGCCCATTAGCACACCTTCCTTGCAGGCGGATCTTCAGCGATACTGTGATGACAGTGACTATGTCACTCTCTATAAAGAAACAGAATTGTCTAGCTTAATAGACATGAGCCCTTATGTTGTAAAAGTGCATCAAGATCACCCACTGTTACACCAATACATACACAATGCCGAAGCAAATACCCACTGGTCAGGCATTTTATTGACGGTCACCAAAGACATCTCTTTTAAAAGTTTGCTCAACCATTTAAGACAGCGTCTATTAGTGTCTTTTTCACAAGGAAGAAAAGGCATTTTGCATTTTGCCAATCCTGCCGTTGCGAATTATTTTTTCTCAGAAACCATCGAACAAACCGACACCAACACTTGGCTGGGCCCCATCAAGCAAGTCTGTTGGTATGGGCCAAATCATTCGCCGAACCAAGGCCTATGGTGCAAAATACACAATGTACAAGCGGC
The window above is part of the Marinomonas sp. THO17 genome. Proteins encoded here:
- a CDS encoding DUF4123 domain-containing protein, producing the protein MIMSETFSLTSDAFEEADVEHYLIANSVPISTPSLQADLQRYCDDSDYVTLYKETELSSLIDMSPYVVKVHQDHPLLHQYIHNAEANTHWSGILLTVTKDISFKSLLNHLRQRLLVSFSQGRKGILHFANPAVANYFFSETIEQTDTNTWLGPIKQVCWYGPNHSPNQGLWCKIHNVQAALETPSSDEDPTSSLQWIMTASQAFAFKLQNIDKALTDYFAQMSLSVTDRQQWLAYREHFQDAETLGFTQFENIYHYLSLCEKKPSHGQQDDNYRIETKTKRLIEQVDIQTVQSLQEDQKIPHIAQLLEKETSYVNG